A window of Solea senegalensis isolate Sse05_10M linkage group LG20, IFAPA_SoseM_1, whole genome shotgun sequence contains these coding sequences:
- the gpr186 gene encoding G protein-coupled receptor 186: protein MIMNASDLAWDESSGAAEPFFPVDQLDSPSSSSSSSYEVPPLTVWGVALCVSGTLIAAENAIVVTTILATPSLRAPVFLLLASLGLADLLAGVALILHFLFLFCVEPSDWSELLTSGLLVTSLTASLCSLMGVALDRYLSLSHALTYGSGQSRRRAAILLLLVWLGACVIGAGPAMGWHCLGEPDSCSVARPLTRTYLSLLCGGFLVVVMVTLQLYAGICRVARRHAHAIATQRHFLPATHSYASKHSSGRGFSRLILVLSVFVGCWMPFSLWGLLGDASSPPLYTYATLVPAAGSSLLNPILYSLRNKDIRKVLLQACCPNRCTNNTHIHHPVDV, encoded by the coding sequence ATGATCATGAACGCCTCTGATCTGGCCTGGGATGAGTCGTCAGGTGCAGCAGAGCCCTTCTTCCCTGTGGACCAGCTGGATagcccatcatcatcatcatcatcatcatatgaGGTCCCTCCCCTCACTGTGTGGGGCGTGGCCCTGTGTGTTTCGGGAACTCTTATTGCTGCTGAGAACGCCATCGTGGTCACCACCATCTTGGCCACCCCGTCTCTGCGGGCCCCCGTGTTCCTGCTGCTGGCCAGCCTCGGCCTGGCTGACCTCCTGGCAGGTGTTGCCCtcatcctccacttcctcttcctcttctgtgtgGAGCCCAGTGACTGGTCAGAGCTGCTCACTTCAGGACTGCTGGTCACATCACTGACCGCCTCACTCTGCAGCCTCATGGGCGTGGCTCTGGACAGGTACCTGTCATTAAGCCACGCCCTCACCTACGGCTCGGGCCAATCACGTCGCAGGGCGGCCATCCTCCTGCTGCTGGTCTGGTTGGGCGCGTGCGTCATCGGTGCTGGACCAGCGATGGGGTGGCACTGCCTTGGGGAGCCAGACTCCTGCTCTGTAGCCCGACCTCTGACTCGGACATACCTCTCGCTGCTGTGTGGTGGCTTCCTGGTGGTTGTCATGGTTACCCTGCAATTGTATGCCGGGATCTGCCGCGTGGCGAGGCGGCACGCGCACGCCATCGCTACCCAGAGGCACTTCCTGCCAGCCACCCACTCATATGCAAGTAAACACAGCAGTGGCAGGGGCTTCTCTCGCCTGATCCTGGTGCTCAGCGTGTTTGTGGGCTGCTGGATGCCTTTCTCCCTGTGGGGGCTGCTCGGAGACGCGTCCAGCCCTCCTCTGTACACCTATGCCACCTTGGTGCCAGCAGCTGGCAGCTCCCTGCTCAACCCCATCCTCTACAGTctgagaaataaagacattcGCAAGGTGCTGCTTCAGGCCTGCTGCCCCAACAGATGCactaataacacacacatacaccatcCAGTCGATGTGTAG